One bacterium genomic window, AGCCCTTTGATCGCACATTCCGGCTTGAAGAAAAAGACGGACATTATCATTGGATGAAAGATTCTGCCTGTCCGGTTTTTGTTGATGGTATTTTCGCAGGTTATTGTGGCTCCATGATCGATTTTACTGCCGAAAAAACTTTGGAAGAGGAACTCAAGAGGACTGTAGAAGAAAAAGAAACGCTGTTGAAGGAAATACATCACCGCGTCAAGAATAATCTGCAAATTCTGATCAGTTTGTTGAGTCTTCAGCGCCAACACAACGATGATGAAGCAGTCCAGGCGATTTTACAGGATTGCCAGAACCGCGTTCAGGTGATCGTTTTGCTTCATCAGAAGTTATTTCAAGACCGGCAGTCAGATGGTTTGAACTTCGCTGAATATGTCAAAGAACTGACTCAGGCCATGTTGGATCAATATAACGGTGATCGGAGGACAATCTCTTTGAGATTCGAAATCGAAAATCAACAATTGCATCCTGACAAAGTCCTTCCCTGCGGATTGATCCTTAACGAGCTACTTACAAACGCGGTCAAACACGCATTTCCGGGTCAAGATCATGGAGACGTGACGGTACGCTTCTACGCAGATGGACAAGACTATTGTCTGGAAATTGCTGACGGCGGAATCGGCTTGTCAGAGAATATTCCCATCGAAGGATCAAAAACTCTAGGCCTCAAATTGGTTTCCACCCTTGCCAGGCAGCTCGGTGGTGAACTGTCGATCAAACGAAGCTCCGGAACAATCGCCCGCGTCTGTTTCCCTCGCTGAAGATCGTCGACGCGTTGCGCGTCCTCGCGTCTTTGAGTCTTTGCGTTAAATTTGCATACACGTGAAGCGTATAAAACAGGTACTCCTTTGGGCCAGCGCGTTAATGATCGCTGCAGTAGTTTTGGCGAAGTTGGATTACTATACTCGGGATTCCGATTCAGTTCTCTATGCCGACTTGTCAGCACAAATAGCAGAACGTCCGTTTCGCCAGTGGATCGCACCTCGTTGGGTCGGAGAAGATCTTTTTCGCGAGCATCCCGTCGGTATTTTCCTGCTACCGGCTTTGCTGATATGGCTCGGCTTCCCCGCTATGCAAGCCGCTTATGTGGTCAATTGCGTTTACCAAATCGCAACCCTGGTTCTCATCGCACATCTGGCAAGGTTGTTAACGGAGAAACGTGAAGCGCACTCGCTTTTGTGGTTCCTTCAGCTTCTTCCCATATCAT contains:
- a CDS encoding PAS domain-containing protein; amino-acid sequence: MIESHSKQTNEQLPQPKRRKTWVTLGLGGKGKNGMTGIHSTEPGTADLLDCAAVLLWRSDENGLYRYFNRPWLEFRGRTLEEEKGLGWIEGIHPDDLKNALDIHVKASVKQEPFDRTFRLEEKDGHYHWMKDSACPVFVDGIFAGYCGSMIDFTAEKTLEEELKRTVEEKETLLKEIHHRVKNNLQILISLLSLQRQHNDDEAVQAILQDCQNRVQVIVLLHQKLFQDRQSDGLNFAEYVKELTQAMLDQYNGDRRTISLRFEIENQQLHPDKVLPCGLILNELLTNAVKHAFPGQDHGDVTVRFYADGQDYCLEIADGGIGLSENIPIEGSKTLGLKLVSTLARQLGGELSIKRSSGTIARVCFPR